In a single window of the Methylophaga frappieri genome:
- a CDS encoding putative signal transducing protein, giving the protein MEIIFAGNTLLEAHIISGLLTANDIANHVSGHYLQGAVGDLPATDFAHVLIHDLADKDLALQLIEDYETGRLALTTPDSG; this is encoded by the coding sequence ATGGAAATCATTTTTGCCGGCAATACGCTGCTTGAAGCACACATCATCAGTGGTCTGCTGACTGCTAATGATATCGCCAATCATGTTAGTGGCCATTACTTGCAGGGTGCCGTGGGTGATTTACCGGCAACCGACTTTGCGCATGTGCTCATCCATGACCTGGCTGATAAAGATCTTGCATTACAATTGATTGAGGATTACGAAACGGGCCGCTTGGCGCTGACTACGCCGGACAGTGGGTGA
- a CDS encoding YidH family protein: MSAFADPRVLLAAERTLLAWCRTSLALMMFGFLIERSGLILTLLNPQASSQTIPLFWLGLLFIALGSITSIGAANQFKRVVNACRSAEMVIAYPHYYGITLCLFVALLGGLLTSGLIVYHF, translated from the coding sequence ATGTCGGCCTTTGCTGATCCACGTGTGCTGCTGGCTGCGGAGCGAACCTTGCTGGCTTGGTGTCGAACCAGTTTAGCGTTAATGATGTTTGGTTTTCTGATTGAACGTTCCGGTCTGATTTTGACACTCCTCAATCCGCAGGCCAGCTCACAGACAATACCGCTGTTTTGGCTTGGGCTGCTTTTTATTGCACTTGGCAGCATCACTTCGATAGGCGCAGCCAATCAGTTTAAACGGGTTGTAAACGCCTGTCGCAGCGCCGAAATGGTGATAGCGTATCCCCATTATTACGGCATCACACTATGTTTGTTCGTCGCATTACTTGGCGGTCTGCTGACGTCAGGCTTAATCGTTTATCATTTTTAG
- a CDS encoding META domain-containing protein, protein MLQQTHDVAGFSASLWRCVKAGFISFFFFITTACDATDTNRLNQFFGESEHALPVSFSGTLPCADCPGIDYRLNLFADQSFFLRMRYQDRSDADSYYLGRWQWRDDATLILLSEREIFYLAADSRDQLTLLNKQGHPIQSALNSTLIKDEPFLFASPVMAMRGQYRFEHNQGIFQECATGQHWMVLNTPEAELLQQRYQAIRKTPAQSLLVTLHGELEPTPEAKDSGDQLALKVTQFAGIWPGETCGQLGAQEILLDTYWKLTRLMGKPVTVVDNQREPSLIMASGNSAQVTGYDGCNQIIGTFNLQQEALSFNKMATTMKACPEGMASAKQFHDMLVQVQSWSITNQYLELNDANGTLLARFQAVHF, encoded by the coding sequence ATGTTGCAGCAAACGCATGATGTTGCCGGTTTTTCAGCGTCGTTGTGGCGGTGTGTCAAAGCAGGGTTTATCAGCTTTTTCTTTTTCATTACGACAGCTTGTGATGCGACCGATACCAATCGGCTAAATCAATTTTTTGGGGAATCTGAACACGCGCTGCCAGTCAGTTTCTCTGGCACGCTGCCCTGTGCCGATTGTCCAGGTATCGATTACCGTTTAAACCTGTTTGCCGATCAATCTTTTTTTCTGCGAATGCGCTATCAAGACCGCTCTGATGCTGACAGCTACTACCTCGGTCGCTGGCAATGGCGAGATGACGCCACCCTGATATTACTTAGCGAACGCGAAATTTTTTACCTCGCGGCTGACAGTCGGGATCAGCTCACCTTACTTAACAAACAGGGTCATCCCATCCAAAGTGCGTTGAATTCCACGCTTATCAAAGATGAACCGTTTTTGTTCGCCAGCCCCGTTATGGCGATGCGTGGCCAGTATCGTTTTGAGCACAATCAGGGCATTTTTCAGGAGTGTGCAACAGGCCAGCATTGGATGGTACTGAACACCCCTGAAGCTGAATTATTGCAACAACGCTATCAGGCTATTCGCAAAACACCGGCGCAATCCCTTTTAGTGACGCTGCACGGCGAGCTGGAGCCCACCCCAGAAGCAAAAGATAGTGGCGACCAGTTGGCGTTGAAAGTGACTCAGTTTGCTGGCATTTGGCCAGGAGAAACCTGCGGTCAGCTGGGTGCACAGGAAATACTGTTGGACACCTATTGGAAATTAACGCGTCTGATGGGTAAGCCAGTCACCGTTGTCGATAACCAGCGCGAGCCAAGCCTCATCATGGCAAGCGGCAACAGTGCCCAAGTGACAGGTTATGACGGCTGTAATCAAATTATTGGTACCTTTAATTTGCAGCAAGAAGCACTGTCATTTAACAAAATGGCTACGACGATGAAGGCTTGCCCTGAAGGTATGGCTTCAGCAAAACAATTTCATGACATGTTGGTTCAGGTGCAATCCTGGTCCATCACCAACCAATATCTCGAATTAAATGATGCCAATGGCACATTATTAGCACGCTTTCAGGCAGTGCATTTCTGA
- a CDS encoding NAD-dependent succinate-semialdehyde dehydrogenase gives MLVATNPLTGQEMERFPALDKHEMYARIGEAVDAFPAWRDTSYADRAAVLRAIARQLRAEKHEIAELMALEMGKPIKEGVPEVEKAALCAEHYAENAHIYLDSEVLPSDASRSYVCYQPLGTLLGILPWNAPLWLAFRYLAPALMAGNTCVMKHDPHVPQSAQAIANAFIKAGAPDNIMVNLPLETPEVELAIRDPRIAAVSFTGSSGAGKKVAAIAGSEVKPCVLELGGSDPVLVLEDADLAQAADVICLSRIINAGQSCIAAKRVIVAASVYDQFVELVKDRLSRLQLGDPRQSSTDIGPIARADLRQNLHRQVEDTVAAGAKCLLGGYLPDTAGFFYPVTLLTDVTPTMCAFREETFGPIMVLIKADNLDQAMAMANDTEYGLGAGIWTADTALAEQLALQIEAGQVAINGIVKTDPRLPSGGIKGSGYGRELGPHGIREFVNAKQVWIK, from the coding sequence ATGTTAGTTGCTACCAATCCGTTAACGGGACAGGAAATGGAGCGTTTTCCTGCACTGGATAAACACGAAATGTATGCGCGTATTGGCGAGGCAGTGGATGCTTTTCCTGCTTGGCGGGATACGTCTTATGCCGACCGGGCAGCAGTGCTCCGAGCGATAGCAAGACAACTACGTGCAGAAAAACATGAAATTGCCGAATTAATGGCCTTGGAAATGGGCAAGCCAATCAAGGAAGGTGTGCCGGAGGTGGAGAAGGCTGCTCTTTGTGCCGAACATTATGCGGAGAATGCCCATATCTACCTTGACTCGGAAGTCCTCCCTTCGGATGCCAGTCGAAGTTATGTCTGTTACCAACCACTGGGTACGCTGCTCGGTATTTTGCCCTGGAATGCACCACTGTGGTTGGCATTCCGTTATTTGGCCCCAGCGTTGATGGCCGGCAATACCTGTGTGATGAAACATGATCCGCATGTTCCTCAGTCAGCGCAGGCGATTGCCAATGCGTTTATTAAAGCCGGTGCACCCGATAATATTATGGTGAACCTGCCACTGGAAACACCAGAAGTGGAGCTGGCGATTCGTGATCCACGCATTGCCGCTGTCTCTTTTACAGGTTCAAGCGGCGCAGGAAAAAAAGTCGCAGCGATTGCCGGCAGTGAAGTCAAACCCTGTGTGTTAGAACTAGGTGGTTCCGATCCGGTTTTAGTGCTGGAAGATGCGGATCTGGCACAAGCGGCCGATGTGATTTGTCTTTCTCGCATCATTAATGCTGGCCAATCCTGTATCGCAGCCAAGCGCGTGATTGTCGCAGCGTCTGTATATGATCAGTTTGTCGAGCTGGTCAAAGACAGATTGAGTCGATTGCAGTTAGGCGATCCGCGCCAATCGAGTACTGATATTGGACCAATAGCCAGAGCGGATCTCAGACAAAATTTGCATCGGCAGGTTGAAGATACGGTTGCTGCTGGTGCCAAATGTTTGTTGGGCGGCTATTTACCGGACACGGCTGGCTTTTTCTACCCAGTGACGCTGTTGACAGATGTTACCCCGACCATGTGTGCGTTCCGAGAAGAGACCTTTGGTCCTATTATGGTTTTGATAAAAGCAGATAACCTGGATCAGGCGATGGCAATGGCAAACGATACCGAATACGGGCTTGGCGCAGGTATATGGACAGCAGATACGGCTCTGGCTGAACAGTTAGCACTGCAAATTGAAGCAGGACAAGTTGCCATCAATGGTATTGTAAAGACGGATCCTCGGTTACCAAGCGGTGGTATTAAAGGCTCTGGTTATGGTCGTGAGTTGGGACCGCATGGTATTCGTGAGTTTGTTAATGCGAAACAGGTTTGGATTAAATAA
- the doeB2 gene encoding N(2)-acetyl-L-2,4-diaminobutanoate deacetylase DoeB2 translates to MSAVWQKTITGAKAFRRDLHTYPEQGWQEQRTATKVREMLTQLDINWRVCAQTGTVATLAADKPGAHIALRGDMDALPITEQTTHPWASRHSGTMHACGHDGHTATLMAAAQWLKHHENRLSGPVSFIFQPAEEGGHGAREMIHDGALEGVDCIYGWHNWPAIPFGKLVCPDDIVMCGNGTFEITVTGQGGHASQPELCRDPVLAASAITLNLQQIISRRLPPQQAAVLSVTSIEAPSAATVIPQQAKIGGSIRVPDTAVRAKMNQLIEEIAQQTAASYGVNCEVTILPRYEATINHAAPAQQIRDSWRAMYTADALHQEIRLPIMASEDFSYYLQEIPGAFALIGSDDGPEHQAPCHSPHYDFNDRLIPLVTALFARLVGAPLPEELN, encoded by the coding sequence ATGTCAGCGGTCTGGCAAAAAACCATCACCGGCGCAAAAGCGTTTCGACGTGATCTGCACACTTATCCTGAACAAGGGTGGCAGGAACAGCGAACAGCAACAAAAGTGCGGGAAATGTTGACTCAGCTTGATATCAACTGGCGAGTTTGCGCACAAACCGGTACCGTGGCAACGCTTGCTGCAGATAAACCTGGTGCGCATATTGCTTTACGAGGCGATATGGATGCGTTACCAATTACCGAACAGACTACCCATCCCTGGGCATCACGACATTCAGGCACCATGCATGCCTGCGGTCATGATGGTCATACAGCAACGCTTATGGCCGCAGCGCAATGGTTAAAGCATCATGAAAATCGGCTTTCGGGTCCTGTCAGCTTCATTTTTCAACCGGCTGAAGAGGGCGGTCATGGTGCACGAGAAATGATCCATGATGGTGCACTTGAGGGAGTTGACTGCATTTATGGGTGGCACAATTGGCCGGCGATTCCTTTTGGCAAATTGGTGTGTCCTGATGACATTGTCATGTGTGGCAATGGTACATTTGAAATAACAGTGACCGGACAAGGCGGTCATGCCAGTCAACCAGAACTGTGCCGAGACCCCGTGCTCGCTGCCAGTGCTATCACGCTCAATCTGCAGCAAATCATCAGTCGGCGGCTGCCGCCACAACAGGCTGCGGTGTTAAGTGTTACCTCAATTGAAGCGCCCAGCGCCGCGACAGTGATACCCCAACAGGCCAAAATAGGCGGTAGTATTCGGGTGCCAGACACTGCCGTCCGTGCCAAGATGAATCAATTGATTGAAGAGATTGCACAGCAGACAGCAGCAAGCTACGGTGTGAATTGTGAAGTTACGATTTTACCACGCTATGAAGCAACGATTAATCATGCTGCTCCGGCGCAACAAATTCGTGATAGTTGGCGTGCCATGTACACGGCCGATGCCTTGCATCAAGAGATTCGTCTGCCCATTATGGCATCGGAAGATTTCAGTTATTACCTTCAAGAAATTCCTGGCGCCTTTGCACTCATCGGAAGTGATGATGGTCCGGAACATCAGGCACCCTGCCATAGTCCCCATTATGATTTTAATGACCGGTTGATTCCATTGGTCACTGCATTATTCGCGCGCCTGGTTGGCGCACCGCTTCCGGAGGAGCTGAACTAG
- a CDS encoding 2OG-Fe(II) oxygenase: MSTVLDLPALSAAPLKTDPFPYFTVESCVRSDQIEAVLAGFPDIGDGGSFNIEDVNVDERFDAFLKAIDSRAFRQIIRDKFDVDVMNLPMMMTLRGYSRSKDGRIHTDSKTKLVTILIYLNTEWPAVEGRLRILRDGQNMADFAEEIAPGPGTLVAFKVTDNCWHGYPPYEGTRRSIQINFLTSEAASNKHRFFHKLSARLKSWLRRRKASKH, encoded by the coding sequence ATGTCTACCGTGCTTGATCTTCCCGCCCTGTCGGCAGCACCACTTAAAACGGATCCCTTTCCCTACTTCACCGTAGAGAGCTGCGTCAGATCTGATCAAATAGAGGCCGTACTGGCGGGGTTTCCAGACATTGGGGATGGTGGCAGTTTTAACATTGAAGATGTCAATGTTGATGAGCGGTTTGATGCGTTCTTGAAAGCAATCGATAGCCGTGCGTTTCGGCAAATTATTCGCGACAAGTTTGATGTTGATGTGATGAACTTGCCAATGATGATGACTTTGCGTGGTTATTCCCGCTCCAAAGATGGTCGCATTCATACAGATTCGAAAACCAAGCTGGTGACGATTCTAATCTATCTCAACACTGAGTGGCCTGCAGTTGAAGGTCGTTTGCGTATCTTGCGGGATGGTCAGAACATGGCTGATTTCGCTGAAGAAATCGCCCCCGGACCGGGAACGCTGGTCGCTTTTAAAGTCACTGATAATTGCTGGCATGGCTATCCGCCTTATGAAGGCACACGACGTTCGATTCAGATTAATTTTTTGACCAGTGAAGCAGCCAGTAATAAACACCGTTTTTTTCATAAGTTAAGCGCCCGACTGAAAAGCTGGTTACGCCGCAGAAAAGCGAGCAAGCATTAA
- a CDS encoding ferredoxin--NADP reductase yields the protein MVTWTEGIVLENKSWTTKLHSLRVKATIQPFSAGQFTQLALKIDGELVSRPFSLVNAPDDPVLDFYFIHVPDGVLSPRLASLKAGDTVQVAEKATGLLTLEQLPPANKLFLLATGTGVGPFLSILKTETVWQQFDQVCLLHAVRFAEELSYSDTIKQLQHDHADQFRYVTVVSRESHHTSLGGRIPDLIEDDTLSATTGMTFDDNSQVLICGNPGMIQETMDVLTKHGLKRHTRREPGQISIEKYWSN from the coding sequence ATGGTAACGTGGACTGAAGGTATCGTCCTGGAAAACAAAAGCTGGACAACCAAGCTACATTCACTACGGGTGAAGGCAACAATTCAACCGTTTTCAGCTGGTCAGTTTACCCAATTGGCCCTGAAGATTGATGGGGAACTAGTTAGCCGTCCTTTTTCTTTAGTCAATGCGCCCGATGATCCTGTTTTGGATTTTTATTTTATCCATGTGCCGGATGGGGTGTTATCACCGCGGCTGGCCAGTTTGAAAGCGGGCGATACCGTTCAAGTTGCCGAAAAGGCAACTGGACTATTAACGCTGGAGCAACTTCCCCCCGCTAATAAACTGTTTCTTTTAGCTACAGGCACGGGCGTGGGCCCATTTCTGTCTATTTTAAAAACCGAGACGGTGTGGCAGCAGTTTGATCAGGTTTGCCTGCTACACGCCGTGCGTTTTGCTGAAGAGCTGAGCTATTCAGATACGATTAAGCAACTACAACACGATCATGCAGACCAGTTTCGCTATGTCACTGTCGTGAGTCGTGAGTCACATCACACCAGCCTGGGTGGACGAATACCTGATTTGATAGAGGATGATACTTTGTCGGCGACAACGGGGATGACTTTTGATGACAACAGCCAAGTCCTTATTTGTGGTAATCCCGGCATGATTCAAGAGACGATGGATGTATTGACAAAGCACGGTCTTAAACGACACACGCGGCGTGAGCCAGGTCAAATCAGTATTGAAAAATACTGGTCGAATTGA
- a CDS encoding SMR family transporter → MSKWLLLSAAIIAEVFGTSFLKASEGFTRLWPSLAVIVGYAIAFYFLSLSLKVIPVGIAYAIWAGAGVVLIALIGWLAFGQTLDVPALIGISLIVAGVLILNLFSNSISH, encoded by the coding sequence ATGTCGAAATGGTTACTGCTCAGTGCAGCCATCATTGCTGAAGTCTTTGGTACCAGTTTTCTTAAAGCTTCGGAAGGTTTTACCCGACTTTGGCCTTCCTTGGCTGTCATTGTTGGCTATGCCATCGCATTTTATTTTTTATCACTCAGTTTAAAAGTGATTCCGGTCGGTATTGCTTATGCTATCTGGGCAGGTGCCGGCGTCGTACTCATCGCACTTATTGGCTGGCTGGCGTTTGGTCAAACCCTGGATGTACCGGCATTGATTGGTATCAGTCTGATTGTCGCCGGTGTTCTGATACTGAACCTGTTTTCAAACAGCATCTCTCACTAA
- a CDS encoding aspartate aminotransferase family protein — MSIFEQRESAIRAYCRVYPVVFDKAKNARQTDENGREYIDFFAGAGVLNFGHNNALMTQAVVDYIQSDGVLHSLDMHTTAKRQFMEHFTETILKPRHMPHKMQFMGPTGTNAVEAAMKLARRATGRQEIVAFSHGFHGMTLGALSATANQYFRGAAGIPLNYVSHVPFGCDAQQTEVSPEVGMESLTQLRTMYADSSSGVTPPAAFLVETIQAEGGVKVADKDWIAALSQLAKDVGALLIIDDIQVGVGRTGSFFSFDDLDIDPDIVCLAKGIGGLGTPMAMNLVKPEFDQHWLPGEHTGTFRGQDISFVAGDVALNYFDNDNLMQTVKQLGEQMRQTLQPVIERHAALNLSGKGMIFGMDTGHGDRAKQIVQQCFDAGLLVSACGTGGRVIKLIPPLTIPAADLTAGLAILIDATDNVMMQEAA; from the coding sequence ATGAGTATTTTTGAACAACGAGAATCAGCGATACGAGCCTATTGTCGGGTCTATCCGGTGGTTTTCGACAAAGCCAAGAATGCACGCCAAACAGACGAGAACGGGCGAGAATACATTGATTTTTTCGCTGGCGCCGGCGTACTGAATTTTGGGCATAACAATGCGCTGATGACTCAGGCTGTGGTCGATTACATCCAGTCAGATGGTGTTTTGCACAGCCTTGATATGCATACCACGGCAAAACGTCAATTCATGGAGCATTTCACAGAAACCATTCTCAAACCTCGGCATATGCCGCATAAAATGCAATTTATGGGGCCGACGGGTACCAATGCAGTGGAGGCAGCAATGAAACTGGCCCGTCGAGCAACCGGCCGGCAGGAAATCGTTGCTTTCAGTCATGGTTTTCATGGCATGACATTAGGCGCATTAAGCGCGACTGCAAATCAATATTTTCGGGGAGCAGCCGGTATTCCATTGAACTATGTATCCCACGTCCCTTTTGGCTGTGATGCACAACAAACGGAAGTTAGTCCTGAGGTTGGAATGGAGAGCTTAACGCAGCTACGCACCATGTATGCCGATTCCTCCAGTGGTGTCACGCCGCCCGCTGCTTTTTTGGTCGAAACGATTCAGGCAGAAGGTGGCGTTAAAGTTGCCGACAAGGATTGGATAGCTGCCCTGAGCCAATTGGCGAAAGACGTGGGGGCATTGCTGATTATTGACGATATTCAGGTTGGGGTCGGTCGAACCGGCTCTTTCTTCAGCTTTGATGATTTGGACATTGACCCGGACATTGTTTGTCTGGCCAAAGGCATTGGCGGACTGGGCACGCCCATGGCAATGAATCTGGTCAAGCCCGAGTTTGATCAACACTGGCTGCCCGGTGAGCATACGGGTACGTTTCGTGGTCAGGATATTTCCTTTGTCGCTGGTGACGTCGCTTTAAACTATTTTGATAATGACAATCTGATGCAAACCGTCAAACAGTTGGGTGAACAGATGCGGCAAACCTTACAACCGGTAATTGAGCGACATGCGGCGTTAAATCTTAGTGGTAAAGGCATGATCTTTGGTATGGATACGGGACATGGGGATCGCGCTAAACAAATCGTCCAGCAGTGCTTTGATGCCGGTTTGTTGGTTTCTGCCTGTGGTACGGGCGGTCGGGTTATCAAGCTTATTCCACCACTGACTATTCCAGCGGCGGATTTAACTGCGGGGTTGGCCATTTTGATTGACGCAACAGACAACGTAATGATGCAGGAGGCCGCATGA
- a CDS encoding lipopolysaccharide kinase InaA family protein, which produces MDLRQLGRALGYVLKGQLALADGHLTVSGHRVPENFAGVGVATNADPATDEYVITQLQASGIKQVRLDFSYGDIEGPASRFLTRLLAENFAVLLHLVQPFGEAQKMKTEKAQLRWQQFVTSVADQFGDAVSAIEIGATSNRRHWSGYDRKSFFHAWRIAHDILRQHRIKMAGPNISDFEPLHNIAVLSRLRSEARLPDTHTNNLFCERVTEPERFDHRIFGTELALKLKVNLVKKARLLKKITDDFGVRQFISPAAFWTLPRIIRLLVAGEQKQADYLTRYFTLLAASGALDQAFWGPLLCSREGLIDEATGTYPKLERITHYRSVGGEIEHYRQRPAFQALTQFNALIPGSLYQGPLATASGIEAHAFRTQAQLIHIIWTINGKAIPLSTLYAEQDLHSVQAFSRDGEQLKNIPEFAGEAPLYLIWQAGSSVHFQLPDNRNLEGWFRHADDLDLFAFNDAGWRGVLLADSVATAAQLRHKLHPAHLPRPLPDNTLRRARNIIWQIDGVLDTPFIAKQPLKVAWQKRFLDKQKPSKARRSWVGAAELLRRGVPTAQPIAYFEQEGDTSQKANLYLCERVAHDFNARQILSAFRDGATEFRGVTETQLYPALSQFLLDMHSRGVFFRDLAGGNILIQKQADNTLRFTLIDINRARFFNGNTPPKSCLSDLARLCHKLHWPGREQLVGHYLQHHRKLPSTFGWRQRLPFYLYDLKVNFKRRYGRKALRNWWRKRRQSAD; this is translated from the coding sequence ATGGATTTACGTCAGTTAGGTCGAGCGCTGGGCTATGTGCTAAAAGGTCAGTTGGCGCTGGCTGACGGTCACTTGACAGTATCGGGGCATCGGGTGCCTGAAAATTTTGCCGGGGTTGGCGTTGCGACCAATGCAGATCCGGCAACCGACGAGTATGTCATTACCCAATTGCAGGCATCAGGTATCAAGCAAGTCAGGTTGGATTTTAGTTACGGCGATATTGAGGGGCCGGCAAGCCGTTTCCTGACACGCTTATTAGCTGAGAATTTCGCGGTATTGTTACATCTGGTTCAGCCTTTTGGCGAAGCACAGAAAATGAAAACCGAAAAAGCCCAACTGCGCTGGCAACAATTCGTCACCAGCGTAGCCGACCAGTTTGGTGACGCAGTGAGTGCCATCGAAATCGGTGCCACCAGTAATCGGCGGCATTGGTCTGGCTATGATCGAAAAAGCTTTTTTCATGCCTGGCGAATCGCCCACGATATTTTGCGGCAACACCGTATCAAAATGGCTGGTCCCAATATTTCCGACTTTGAACCTTTGCATAACATCGCCGTATTAAGCCGATTGCGTTCTGAGGCGCGATTACCTGATACGCATACCAATAATTTGTTTTGTGAACGGGTAACCGAACCGGAACGTTTTGATCACCGTATTTTTGGGACTGAGCTTGCGCTAAAACTCAAAGTCAATCTGGTTAAAAAAGCCCGATTATTAAAGAAAATAACGGACGACTTTGGTGTCCGACAGTTTATCTCTCCCGCTGCTTTCTGGACGCTGCCACGCATCATTCGCTTATTGGTTGCCGGCGAACAGAAACAAGCTGACTATCTGACACGTTACTTTACCTTGCTTGCTGCCTCTGGCGCACTGGATCAAGCATTCTGGGGACCACTGCTTTGTAGCCGAGAAGGCTTGATTGACGAAGCAACGGGCACGTATCCAAAGCTAGAACGCATTACCCATTACCGCAGTGTCGGCGGAGAAATTGAACACTATCGGCAGCGTCCGGCATTTCAGGCATTAACGCAGTTTAATGCCTTGATCCCAGGGAGTCTCTATCAAGGACCTTTGGCGACGGCATCCGGCATCGAAGCCCATGCTTTTCGCACGCAGGCGCAACTAATTCACATCATCTGGACCATCAATGGTAAAGCCATTCCTTTATCAACGCTGTATGCTGAGCAAGACCTCCATTCCGTACAGGCTTTTTCACGCGATGGTGAGCAACTCAAAAATATCCCCGAGTTTGCCGGAGAAGCACCGCTGTATTTGATCTGGCAGGCGGGTTCCTCAGTCCATTTCCAACTGCCAGATAACCGCAATCTTGAAGGCTGGTTTCGCCATGCCGACGATCTGGATTTATTTGCTTTTAACGACGCTGGCTGGCGTGGTGTCCTGTTGGCTGACTCAGTGGCAACGGCGGCACAATTGCGCCATAAGCTACATCCGGCACACTTGCCCAGACCTTTACCCGACAATACCTTGCGCCGTGCCAGAAATATTATCTGGCAGATTGATGGCGTTTTGGATACACCTTTTATCGCCAAACAACCGCTTAAAGTAGCTTGGCAAAAGCGTTTTCTGGATAAACAGAAACCCAGCAAAGCAAGACGTAGCTGGGTTGGGGCGGCAGAGTTATTACGCCGTGGTGTACCTACCGCCCAGCCTATTGCCTACTTTGAACAGGAAGGAGATACCAGCCAGAAAGCAAATCTCTACTTGTGTGAGCGGGTGGCACATGACTTTAACGCACGACAAATTCTCAGCGCATTTCGGGATGGGGCCACTGAGTTTCGGGGTGTCACAGAAACGCAACTCTATCCTGCTTTAAGTCAATTTTTGCTGGATATGCACAGCCGTGGCGTCTTTTTTCGTGATTTGGCGGGTGGCAATATTCTGATTCAAAAACAAGCAGACAATACCTTGCGATTTACGCTGATCGATATTAATCGTGCCCGATTTTTTAACGGTAATACGCCACCCAAAAGCTGCCTGTCAGACCTTGCCAGACTGTGCCACAAATTACATTGGCCTGGCCGTGAACAACTGGTTGGCCACTATTTGCAACACCATCGGAAACTGCCTTCAACGTTTGGCTGGCGTCAACGTTTGCCTTTTTACCTGTATGATTTAAAAGTCAACTTCAAACGTCGCTATGGTCGTAAAGCGTTGCGAAACTGGTGGCGGAAACGGCGTCAATCGGCAGACTAA
- the doeA gene encoding ectoine hydrolase gives MRHRDDMTFPFEEYERRLSDLRQRISERHMDAVVISDPENIMYLTDYQTTGYSFFQALVVPLETEPFMITRKLEESNVIERTWVDVTRPYPDTGDAIQMLVDALREFGLDKKRIGYERNSYFFPAYHQDCIHTTLTDGKLLDCFGIVEEGRVCKSPMEIALMQNAARATEAGMKAGIEACEAGVTENEIGAAISAAMFQAGGEPPAVMPYVTSGPRTMIGHATWEGRTVQTDEHVFLEVGGCYRRYHTAMMRTIILGELSPSMYKAQEIMKMALDAVHSKFQPGMTVSDADNLIRNIITKNDIGARLVTRSGYSIGIAFPPSWDEGYIVSLKQGESAVMKPGMTFHIIPWMWGVDGDKTCGISDTIHITEEGCESFFTMDRDFIVKPASANRKLLSLDSARQEQTSKSNKKSPAKQTT, from the coding sequence ATGAGACATCGGGATGATATGACTTTTCCTTTTGAGGAATATGAACGACGACTGTCTGATCTGCGGCAGCGGATTTCAGAACGACATATGGATGCGGTGGTGATTTCCGATCCGGAAAACATCATGTATCTGACGGACTATCAGACGACTGGTTATTCATTCTTTCAAGCGCTGGTTGTGCCTTTGGAAACAGAGCCGTTCATGATTACGCGTAAGCTTGAAGAATCCAATGTCATTGAACGAACCTGGGTTGACGTCACGCGTCCTTATCCAGATACCGGCGATGCCATCCAGATGTTGGTTGATGCATTACGTGAATTTGGCTTGGACAAAAAACGTATTGGCTACGAACGCAATAGCTATTTTTTCCCCGCCTACCATCAGGATTGTATTCATACCACGCTCACTGACGGCAAGCTGCTGGACTGTTTTGGCATTGTTGAAGAAGGCCGGGTCTGTAAATCCCCTATGGAAATCGCATTGATGCAAAATGCCGCAAGGGCCACCGAAGCTGGTATGAAGGCAGGCATAGAGGCCTGTGAAGCGGGAGTGACGGAAAATGAGATCGGCGCAGCGATCAGTGCTGCTATGTTTCAGGCGGGTGGTGAACCACCCGCTGTGATGCCCTATGTGACCTCCGGCCCTCGAACCATGATCGGTCATGCCACATGGGAGGGACGCACAGTGCAAACAGATGAGCATGTTTTCCTCGAAGTAGGCGGTTGTTATCGCCGTTATCACACAGCGATGATGCGGACTATCATTCTGGGCGAACTGAGTCCGTCAATGTACAAAGCGCAGGAAATTATGAAGATGGCGCTGGACGCGGTTCACAGTAAATTTCAACCGGGCATGACCGTGTCTGATGCGGATAATCTGATCCGCAATATCATTACCAAAAACGATATCGGTGCCCGACTGGTCACGCGCAGCGGCTACTCTATTGGCATCGCTTTTCCGCCGAGTTGGGATGAAGGCTATATCGTCAGCTTGAAACAGGGCGAATCAGCAGTAATGAAACCGGGCATGACCTTTCATATCATTCCATGGATGTGGGGCGTAGATGGTGATAAAACCTGCGGTATATCCGACACTATCCATATTACTGAGGAAGGCTGTGAATCCTTCTTTACCATGGACAGAGACTTTATTGTGAAACCGGCATCGGCGAATCGCAAATTGCTGAGTCTGGACTCTGCACGCCAGGAACAGACTAGCAAATCAAACAAGAAGTCTCCCGCCAAACAAACTACTTGA